Proteins encoded within one genomic window of Panacibacter microcysteis:
- a CDS encoding DUF2911 domain-containing protein, with protein sequence MKRFLPVALLASVISLSMNACAQGGDKGSKPSPAASTKETISSGATITINYSQPALKGRTIGKDVEPKDGQVWRAGANEATTFQVDKDVKIEGQTLPAGKYAFFTINKGDEWTLIFNKTWDTWGAYDYEKNKQNDALQVKVKAAKDAQSVERLTYLIDKSGKVTLQWGTLRVPFSVM encoded by the coding sequence ATGAAAAGATTTCTTCCAGTTGCTTTACTAGCCAGCGTTATATCTTTAAGTATGAATGCCTGCGCCCAGGGTGGCGATAAAGGCAGCAAACCAAGTCCGGCTGCCTCTACAAAAGAGACCATCAGCAGCGGAGCTACTATTACAATCAATTACAGCCAGCCTGCACTCAAAGGCAGAACAATTGGTAAGGATGTAGAACCAAAAGATGGCCAGGTATGGCGTGCAGGCGCCAATGAGGCAACCACTTTCCAGGTTGATAAAGATGTAAAAATTGAAGGACAAACTTTACCTGCCGGTAAATACGCATTCTTCACCATCAACAAAGGCGATGAGTGGACATTGATCTTTAATAAGACATGGGATACCTGGGGCGCTTACGATTACGAAAAGAACAAACAGAACGATGCCTTGCAGGTAAAAGTAAAAGCTGCAAAAGACGCACAATCTGTAGAGCGCCTTACTTATCTTATTGATAAATCGGGCAAGGTAACATTACAGTGGGGCACACTTCGTGTACCGTTTAGCGTAATGTAA
- a CDS encoding pyridoxine 5'-phosphate synthase: MNTVTKLSVNINKFATLRNSRGGNNPDVVKAAKDAQLFGADGVTVHPRPDERHIRYSDVREIKKIITTEFNIEGNCTEQKFTDLVLETRPHQVTLVPDALDQLTSNHGWNTIEHKTYLQEMISIFKNAGIRVSIFVDPVTEMVEGAAATGTDRIELYTEAYAAHFATDKHKAVAPYVAAAEKAKELGLGLNAGHDLDLDNLQFFKQQISWLDEVSIGHAIVCDALYLGFQNTIQMYKRQLL, translated from the coding sequence ATGAACACTGTAACGAAACTTTCGGTTAACATCAATAAGTTCGCAACACTAAGAAACAGCCGGGGTGGCAACAACCCGGACGTTGTTAAAGCAGCTAAAGATGCACAATTGTTTGGCGCCGATGGCGTAACGGTTCACCCCCGGCCAGATGAAAGACATATACGTTACAGCGATGTACGGGAGATAAAAAAGATCATTACTACAGAATTCAATATAGAAGGCAATTGTACAGAACAAAAGTTTACAGATCTCGTATTGGAAACAAGGCCACACCAGGTTACGCTTGTACCAGACGCGTTAGATCAGCTTACCAGCAACCACGGCTGGAACACCATAGAACACAAAACTTACCTGCAGGAAATGATCAGCATTTTTAAAAATGCCGGTATACGTGTTTCGATCTTTGTAGATCCTGTAACAGAAATGGTGGAAGGTGCTGCAGCAACCGGCACAGACAGGATAGAGCTGTATACAGAAGCTTATGCTGCTCATTTTGCCACTGATAAACACAAAGCTGTTGCTCCATATGTTGCGGCAGCAGAGAAAGCAAAAGAACTGGGTCTCGGTTTAAACGCAGGTCACGATCTCGATCTTGACAACCTGCAATTTTTTAAACAGCAGATTTCGTGGCTTGATGAGGTTTCTATAGGCCACGCTATTGTCTGCGATGCACTGTACCTCGGTTTCCAAAACACCATCCAGATGTACAAGAGACAATTACTGTAA
- a CDS encoding SUMF1/EgtB/PvdO family nonheme iron enzyme, whose product MTRTLPMACLAMLLFALPAPAQKLKTAPPGTIFLKDNIYIDRLPVTNNAYKEFLFAVQQFWSEKTHEAIPRLPLYGLKFIDDPAVRIVDKYDADVVDSFFLTPDPAFSERMKIPGQLVVDLATNLTMEYYTKALLYKNNPVIYITHEQAAMFCKWRSDMVMLHYALKSSGKGERKRYYSKVNYRLMTEDEWKYAYNALGNVLLSDFGIRADFNKKSFAGYAPVDSRKAENSFSIYANNFAEILLDKKAIIGALFNENSQAAQNIITSKYAPASNVGFRCVCEVEQ is encoded by the coding sequence ATGACAAGAACTCTACCCATGGCATGCCTTGCTATGCTTTTATTTGCATTGCCGGCACCAGCCCAAAAATTGAAAACTGCCCCACCCGGCACTATTTTTCTCAAAGACAACATTTACATTGACAGGCTACCGGTAACCAACAACGCGTACAAAGAATTTCTCTTTGCGGTGCAACAATTCTGGTCAGAAAAGACACATGAAGCTATTCCGCGGCTGCCATTGTATGGCCTCAAATTTATTGACGACCCTGCTGTGCGGATCGTAGATAAATATGATGCGGATGTTGTAGACAGTTTTTTTCTTACGCCAGACCCGGCGTTCTCTGAGCGTATGAAGATACCCGGCCAGTTGGTTGTTGACCTGGCTACAAACCTCACCATGGAGTATTACACAAAAGCGTTGCTCTATAAAAACAATCCTGTTATTTATATTACCCATGAACAGGCTGCCATGTTTTGCAAATGGAGAAGCGATATGGTAATGCTGCACTACGCTTTAAAATCTTCCGGCAAGGGAGAACGAAAAAGGTATTACAGCAAAGTTAACTACAGGCTTATGACAGAAGATGAATGGAAGTATGCCTATAACGCTTTAGGCAATGTGCTGCTGAGTGACTTTGGTATACGTGCAGACTTTAATAAAAAATCATTTGCCGGCTATGCACCTGTTGACAGCAGAAAAGCTGAGAACAGTTTTAGTATTTATGCCAACAATTTTGCAGAAATACTGTTGGACAAAAAGGCGATTATCGGTGCTTTGTTTAACGAAAATTCACAGGCTGCACAAAATATCATTACCAGTAAATATGCCCCTGCAAGCAATGTTGGCTTTCGGTGTGTATGTGAAGTGGAGCAATAG
- a CDS encoding ROK family protein, whose protein sequence is MATSKPALDPLVIGIDIGGTGTKFGIVDRVGNVLFSSEMSTKKHKSLETYIDELYNSLKPLIDKAGGVGRIKGIGVGAPNGNYYTGTVEYAPNLPWKGILPLAKLIQDKFNLPVVLTNDANAAAIGEMMYGAAQGMKDFIMITLGTGVGSGIVANGNLIYGHDGFAGELGHTIIIPDGRMHEGTGKKGSLESYASATGVTLTAIEFLKNTKKKSLLRNVKPEEIDSKKVFEAAIQGDDLAKEIFEYTGKILGMALANAVMFSSPEAIILFGGLTKAGELILKPTREHMEANLIKVFQNKVKILVSHLKESDAAILGASALAWEIK, encoded by the coding sequence ATGGCAACATCAAAACCTGCTTTAGATCCACTTGTAATTGGTATTGATATTGGTGGTACAGGAACCAAATTTGGCATTGTAGACCGTGTGGGAAATGTTTTGTTCTCGAGTGAAATGTCTACCAAAAAGCACAAGTCACTCGAAACCTATATCGATGAGTTGTACAACAGTTTAAAGCCATTGATAGATAAAGCCGGTGGCGTTGGCCGTATTAAAGGCATAGGCGTAGGTGCCCCAAACGGTAACTATTATACAGGTACCGTGGAGTATGCGCCCAACCTTCCATGGAAGGGGATTCTACCACTTGCCAAACTTATACAGGATAAATTTAACCTTCCGGTGGTATTAACCAACGATGCAAATGCAGCCGCAATAGGAGAGATGATGTACGGTGCCGCACAGGGCATGAAAGACTTTATCATGATAACCCTCGGCACAGGCGTAGGCAGTGGTATTGTAGCAAATGGAAACCTTATTTACGGGCATGACGGCTTTGCAGGAGAACTTGGCCATACCATCATCATCCCGGATGGAAGAATGCACGAGGGCACAGGCAAAAAAGGCTCACTGGAAAGTTACGCTTCTGCAACCGGGGTAACACTTACAGCCATCGAGTTTTTAAAGAATACCAAAAAGAAAAGCCTGCTCAGAAATGTAAAACCTGAAGAGATAGATTCTAAAAAAGTTTTTGAAGCCGCTATACAAGGAGATGACCTGGCAAAAGAGATTTTTGAATATACCGGTAAAATACTTGGTATGGCACTGGCCAACGCTGTAATGTTTAGCAGCCCCGAAGCAATCATTCTTTTTGGCGGTCTGACAAAAGCAGGTGAACTGATCCTGAAACCTACCAGAGAACACATGGAAGCCAATCTCATTAAAGTATTCCAGAACAAAGTAAAGATTCTCGTAAGTCACCTCAAAGAATCTGACGCTGCCATACTTGGTGCAAGTGCACTCGCATGGGAAATAAAATAG
- a CDS encoding MFS transporter: MSQTSTAASAAPATIKTNTGALATLVIVFFFWGFIAASNSIFIPFCKSHFNLSQFESQLIGSAFYGAYFIGSLILYLLSSVMGYDILNKIGYKKGIIYGLLISVVGALAIIPSANANSFGLILVSFFIVALGFSLQQTAAQPFAIALGDPATGSHRLNLAGGVNSLGTTLGPIIVSVFLFGSASSANANVTVTNVNNLYLIVAGVFAAVAAFFALSKKLPDGKSDAKFEGSKKASGSLLLMTGLIILIIIIGQLTEVGKLPLLLATLFIVVGILFYSNSSALKNNDGWGAMKYPQLIYGMLGIFLYVGVEVTIDNNFGALLKTPGYITQSGLDESEISGFISLYWGSLMIGRWTGAIGVFNLSGMGKKIATIVVPYIAFAVVLFVNNLYGNDINELLPYAVCIAIAIAAFFFGQEKPVKTLLTLSLLATVAMLIGVFSTGKISVYAFISGGLCCSIMWPCIFSLGVAGLGKYTSQGSAFLIMMILGGAIIPPFQGSIGDITHADGTNNMHNSYLVAAACFGLLAFLALKLRSVLKAQGLDFDSQIGGGH; encoded by the coding sequence ATGAGTCAAACAAGTACAGCAGCTTCTGCTGCTCCAGCCACCATCAAGACAAATACCGGGGCTTTGGCCACATTAGTTATTGTATTTTTCTTTTGGGGCTTTATTGCTGCCAGTAACAGTATATTCATTCCCTTCTGTAAATCACATTTCAATCTTTCGCAATTTGAATCTCAGTTAATTGGTTCTGCATTTTATGGTGCGTACTTTATAGGTTCACTTATACTTTATTTGCTGTCGAGTGTAATGGGTTATGATATCCTTAATAAAATAGGGTATAAGAAAGGCATCATTTATGGTTTGCTCATTTCTGTTGTTGGTGCACTGGCCATTATACCATCTGCCAATGCTAACTCATTTGGATTGATATTGGTTTCCTTCTTTATTGTCGCGTTGGGTTTTTCGCTGCAACAAACCGCAGCACAGCCTTTTGCCATCGCGCTGGGTGATCCGGCAACCGGTTCGCACAGGCTTAACCTTGCAGGCGGTGTAAACTCTTTGGGTACCACATTAGGGCCAATTATAGTGAGCGTATTTTTATTTGGTTCTGCCAGCAGTGCCAATGCCAATGTAACAGTAACGAACGTTAACAATCTTTACCTGATTGTTGCCGGCGTATTTGCCGCAGTAGCCGCCTTCTTTGCTTTATCAAAAAAATTACCTGATGGCAAAAGCGATGCAAAATTTGAAGGGTCAAAAAAAGCTTCCGGTTCATTGTTGTTAATGACTGGTTTGATTATACTCATCATCATTATCGGTCAGTTAACGGAAGTTGGTAAGTTGCCCTTGTTGCTGGCAACTCTGTTTATTGTTGTGGGTATACTCTTTTACTCAAACAGCAGTGCGTTAAAAAATAACGATGGCTGGGGCGCTATGAAATACCCGCAACTGATATATGGCATGCTTGGTATATTTCTGTATGTTGGTGTGGAAGTAACAATTGACAACAACTTTGGTGCCTTACTTAAAACACCGGGATACATAACGCAGAGCGGTCTTGATGAAAGCGAAATATCTGGTTTTATTTCACTTTACTGGGGTAGTCTTATGATCGGCAGGTGGACCGGCGCTATCGGCGTATTTAATCTTTCCGGCATGGGCAAAAAAATAGCAACCATTGTGGTGCCGTATATTGCTTTTGCTGTGGTGTTGTTTGTAAATAATTTGTATGGCAACGATATCAACGAATTGTTGCCATACGCCGTATGTATTGCTATCGCTATTGCTGCCTTCTTTTTTGGGCAGGAGAAGCCGGTAAAAACCTTACTCACACTTTCTTTGCTTGCAACCGTTGCCATGCTCATAGGTGTATTTTCAACAGGTAAGATATCTGTATACGCATTTATATCAGGTGGTCTCTGTTGCTCTATCATGTGGCCTTGTATCTTTTCTCTCGGTGTTGCCGGGCTTGGAAAGTATACCAGCCAGGGTTCAGCTTTTTTGATCATGATGATCCTGGGTGGAGCAATTATTCCACCATTCCAGGGTTCCATCGGTGATATCACCCATGCTGATGGCACCAATAACATGCACAATTCTTATCTTGTGGCCGCCGCTTGTTTCGGTTTGCTTGCATTCCTGGCACTTAAGCTAAGGAGTGTATTGAAAGCGCAGGGGCTCGATTTCGATTCGCAGATCGGTGGCGGGCATTAA
- a CDS encoding glycogen synthase, giving the protein MEIIHVSAECYPVAKAGGLGDVVGALPKYQVKMGHHAKVVMPMYKTKFLYQNEWAVDYKGRTNLGDRWFDFTVIKEKHNELGFDLYLIDIHGLLDREAVYGYADDTERFTAFQIAVVNWLSHWQHRPDVIHCHDHHTGLIPFMMKHCYDYNKLAGIPTVFTIHNGQYQGWMGWDKSMYIPRWDEWKRGMLEWAGTINPLASAVKCAWKVTTVSWSYMEELRYNSNGLEALFEYEKGKCAGILNGIDAQVWNPATDKYIDNHFTTDTVDEGKQANKELLCKQFNLDSSKPLFIFIGRLVGEKAADILPDAIMSSLYNFKDQVNFLMLGSGEPNVEWQLSQLVPAYPGSYNAVIGYNEKLSHLMYSGADFLLMPSRVEPCGLNQMYAMQYGTVPVVRSTGGLKDTVVDMGDFQGWGIRFNHATVGDLTHAIWRGIDLYNNNREHLAWMRKRMMNIDNSWENAVQQYLNLYSSLR; this is encoded by the coding sequence ATGGAAATAATTCACGTAAGTGCAGAGTGTTATCCGGTGGCCAAGGCAGGAGGTTTGGGAGATGTTGTGGGCGCACTGCCCAAGTACCAGGTAAAGATGGGGCACCACGCAAAAGTGGTTATGCCTATGTATAAAACAAAGTTCCTTTACCAGAATGAATGGGCGGTAGATTATAAAGGACGCACCAATCTTGGAGACAGATGGTTTGATTTTACTGTTATCAAAGAAAAACACAACGAACTGGGTTTTGATCTTTACCTCATCGATATTCATGGGTTGCTCGATCGCGAAGCCGTGTATGGTTATGCAGATGATACAGAGCGATTCACTGCATTCCAGATAGCTGTGGTAAACTGGCTCAGTCACTGGCAGCACAGACCAGATGTGATACATTGCCACGACCATCATACAGGGCTTATTCCTTTTATGATGAAACACTGCTACGATTACAATAAGCTGGCCGGCATACCTACTGTTTTTACCATACACAACGGGCAGTACCAGGGCTGGATGGGCTGGGACAAAAGCATGTATATTCCACGCTGGGATGAATGGAAACGCGGTATGCTCGAATGGGCAGGCACCATCAACCCGCTTGCCTCTGCAGTAAAGTGTGCATGGAAAGTAACTACGGTTAGCTGGAGCTATATGGAAGAACTGCGCTACAATTCCAACGGTCTTGAAGCATTGTTTGAATATGAAAAAGGTAAATGCGCCGGTATATTAAATGGTATCGATGCACAGGTATGGAACCCTGCTACTGATAAATACATAGACAATCATTTTACTACCGATACTGTTGATGAAGGCAAACAGGCAAACAAAGAACTGCTGTGTAAACAATTCAATCTTGATAGTTCGAAACCACTCTTCATATTCATTGGGCGGCTTGTTGGCGAAAAGGCCGCAGACATTCTTCCGGATGCTATCATGTCTTCGTTATACAACTTCAAAGACCAGGTAAATTTCTTGATGCTGGGCAGCGGAGAACCGAATGTAGAGTGGCAACTAAGCCAGCTGGTACCCGCTTACCCGGGCAGTTACAACGCCGTTATCGGTTACAATGAAAAGCTGAGTCACCTCATGTATTCAGGTGCAGACTTTTTGTTGATGCCAAGCCGTGTAGAACCCTGTGGCCTCAACCAGATGTATGCCATGCAATATGGAACTGTACCGGTGGTAAGAAGCACCGGCGGTTTAAAGGATACAGTAGTAGACATGGGCGATTTCCAGGGCTGGGGCATCCGCTTTAATCATGCAACTGTGGGCGACCTTACACATGCTATATGGCGCGGAATTGACCTGTACAATAACAACCGCGAACACCTTGCATGGATGCGGAAACGAATGATGAATATTGACAACAGCTGGGAAAATGCTGTACAGCAATACCTCAACCTGTACAGCAGTCTCAGGTAG
- a CDS encoding glucose-1-phosphate adenylyltransferase: MFSITQSVIAVVLGGGAGTRLYPLTAARSKPAVPIAGKYRLVDIPISNCINSRINRIFVLTQFNSASLNKHIKNTYHFSAFSTGFVDILAAEQTPDNAGWYQGTADAVRQCLRHIANNDYEYVLILSGDQLYQMDFDAMINDHREKGADISIATIPVGDRDAPEFGILKADGDSLITSFIEKPKKDILGEWVSDTGDEMRSQGRVYLASMGIYVFSRVVLDKLLKDEYAEATDFGKEIMPNSIGNYKVVSYQYDGYWTDIGNIYSFFEANLALTQDIPPFNLFDKTKTVYTRSRMLPPGKISGTTLEKTVVAEGALVFASRVETSVLGIRTRIGHGTTVVSCYIMGNDYYETLEEMSANASKGIPKIGIGERCYIKNAIIDKNCRIGNDVRINGGPHLENTDHTLYTVKDGIVVVKKGAILPDGFVI, from the coding sequence ATGTTTTCTATAACACAGTCAGTGATAGCGGTGGTACTTGGTGGCGGAGCCGGTACAAGATTGTATCCGTTAACAGCAGCCAGGTCTAAACCGGCCGTACCAATTGCAGGTAAATATCGTTTGGTTGATATACCTATCAGCAACTGTATCAATTCAAGGATCAACAGAATTTTTGTACTTACGCAGTTTAACTCTGCCTCTCTGAACAAGCACATCAAGAACACTTATCATTTCAGTGCCTTCAGCACCGGCTTTGTTGATATACTTGCCGCTGAACAAACACCTGATAATGCAGGCTGGTACCAGGGTACAGCAGATGCCGTACGCCAGTGTTTGCGCCATATAGCCAATAACGATTATGAGTATGTGCTGATATTGAGCGGCGACCAGTTGTACCAGATGGATTTTGATGCTATGATCAATGATCACCGCGAGAAAGGTGCAGACATCTCTATTGCTACCATACCTGTTGGCGACCGTGATGCGCCTGAGTTTGGTATTCTGAAAGCAGACGGCGACAGTCTTATTACCAGCTTTATTGAAAAACCTAAAAAAGATATTCTTGGCGAATGGGTGAGTGATACCGGTGATGAGATGCGCAGCCAGGGCAGGGTTTATCTTGCATCTATGGGCATATATGTATTTAGCCGCGTGGTGCTGGATAAATTGCTGAAAGACGAATATGCAGAAGCAACAGATTTTGGTAAAGAGATCATGCCTAACTCAATCGGTAACTATAAAGTGGTAAGCTACCAATATGATGGTTACTGGACAGATATAGGAAATATCTACTCTTTCTTTGAAGCCAACCTTGCGCTTACACAGGATATACCACCGTTTAATTTGTTTGACAAAACAAAAACGGTGTATACAAGATCGAGAATGTTGCCGCCGGGAAAAATAAGTGGAACAACGCTGGAGAAAACAGTTGTTGCAGAAGGCGCACTGGTTTTTGCAAGCCGCGTTGAAACAAGTGTGCTGGGTATAAGAACACGTATTGGACATGGCACTACTGTGGTAAGTTGCTATATAATGGGTAACGATTATTATGAAACGCTGGAAGAGATGAGTGCCAATGCCAGCAAGGGCATACCCAAAATTGGTATTGGTGAAAGATGCTACATCAAAAATGCGATCATTGATAAAAACTGCCGTATAGGTAATGATGTAAGGATCAATGGCGGCCCTCACCTGGAGAACACAGATCATACTTTATATACCGTAAAAGATGGTATAGTAGTAGTGAAGAAAGGTGCTATTTTACCAGATGGATTTGTAATATAA
- a CDS encoding MFS transporter, giving the protein MAATAPASSNSGINKPRLSLKHIFNMSFGFFGIQFGWDLQRANMGPIYEYLKASPEQIPMLFLAAPLTGLIVQPIIGYMSDRTWHPRWGRRRPYFFVGALLSTICLVLMPNSGSLWMAAGLLWILDTSGNIAMEPFRAFVADKLPEDQRTSGFAMQSFLIGIGGSIASALPWIMSHIFNVSTTASTEGIPLSVKFAFYVGGAIFFVSVLYTVLTSSEYPPNEFSFKEKVKQSNKGLGSGFKEILHAIKSMPPKMKQLALVQFFTWPGLFLMWFYYNTAVARNIFNATSTTDPNYIKGIEYGGLTLSYYNIVSFLFALTIPFIAKSLGRKLTHSLCLLCGAIGLIAVGFVKQPFELYICMTGVGIAWSSILSMPYAMLAGALPEDKIGVYMGIFNFFIVLPEIIASLFFGWIMENLLDNNRMLAVQIGGVLMILAAFICYFVVKERKVFITENPKISRIEIEENRSV; this is encoded by the coding sequence ATGGCTGCCACAGCCCCTGCTTCTTCAAATTCAGGTATTAATAAGCCTCGCCTAAGCCTGAAACATATATTCAATATGAGCTTTGGCTTTTTTGGAATTCAATTTGGCTGGGATTTACAACGCGCAAACATGGGGCCCATATATGAATACCTCAAAGCGTCTCCCGAACAAATTCCAATGCTTTTTTTGGCAGCTCCTTTAACCGGATTAATAGTGCAGCCCATAATTGGATATATGAGCGATCGTACATGGCATCCAAGATGGGGCCGTCGAAGACCATATTTTTTTGTAGGTGCTTTATTAAGCACTATATGTTTAGTCCTTATGCCTAATAGTGGTTCGTTATGGATGGCAGCAGGTTTATTATGGATTCTCGACACGTCCGGCAATATCGCGATGGAACCTTTTCGGGCATTTGTTGCAGATAAATTACCAGAAGATCAACGCACATCAGGCTTTGCTATGCAAAGTTTTTTAATTGGCATTGGCGGAAGCATTGCCTCAGCCCTGCCATGGATAATGTCGCACATTTTTAACGTATCCACTACTGCATCAACAGAAGGCATCCCCCTTTCTGTAAAGTTTGCATTTTACGTAGGAGGTGCAATTTTCTTTGTTTCAGTATTATATACCGTTTTAACGAGTAGCGAATACCCTCCAAATGAATTCAGTTTTAAGGAAAAAGTAAAGCAAAGTAACAAAGGTCTTGGCAGTGGATTTAAAGAAATCTTACATGCAATTAAATCGATGCCGCCTAAAATGAAACAACTGGCACTAGTACAATTCTTTACATGGCCGGGATTGTTTCTTATGTGGTTTTATTATAACACGGCTGTAGCAAGAAATATATTTAATGCAACAAGTACTACTGATCCCAATTACATAAAAGGTATAGAATACGGCGGGTTAACATTGTCCTACTATAATATAGTATCATTCCTGTTTGCCTTAACTATACCTTTTATAGCTAAATCACTGGGTAGAAAACTTACACACTCATTATGTTTATTATGTGGCGCTATCGGATTAATTGCAGTTGGATTTGTAAAACAACCTTTTGAACTGTATATATGTATGACAGGTGTAGGTATTGCTTGGTCTAGCATTTTATCTATGCCGTACGCTATGTTAGCTGGTGCTTTACCAGAAGATAAAATCGGAGTTTACATGGGTATTTTCAACTTTTTCATTGTGCTGCCTGAAATAATCGCCTCTTTATTCTTCGGATGGATAATGGAAAATTTACTTGATAATAACCGGATGCTTGCTGTACAAATAGGTGGCGTTCTAATGATCTTGGCGGCATTTATTTGCTATTTCGTGGTAAAAGAAAGGAAAGTTTTTATTACTGAAAATCCAAAGATCTCAAGGATTGAAATTGAGGAGAATCGTTCTGTATAA
- a CDS encoding alpha-amylase family glycosyl hydrolase, with amino-acid sequence MLFCSICCFAQYAEVYPTNWWTGMKHNKIQLIFRADHESFSNEKVQISYPGVSITGTHKFPNGKYLAVDITIAPTAKPGNVQIRFTDGDKKNDVSWSLKERRKGNGTTYAQGVQPADFIYFLMPDRFSNGDPSNDHVAGMRDQSLNRDSIFLRHGGDLQGVINHLDYLQSLGVTTLWMTPVLENDMPDRTEHGYAFTNHYKIEPRIGGDAAYHKLSDELHKRGMKLIQDAVYNHIGLYHWIIQDAPDKDWVHQWPTFTNPNYKEQVFFDPYAAPSDKRQMTDGWFTNMMPDLNQSNAYMSTYLIQHAIWCVEEFGIDAWRIDTYKYVDLDFMNRCNKALYDEYPKITMFGEAWGEGIVNQAYFAENNINTPFKSNLNGDIDFELLFGGVYPALTQNNPGRLYQTLSMDFLYKHPMTNVIFLDNHDMSRIFSVLNENVAKQKMAISWLLTTRGIPQMYYGTEVIMKGISNPDGWVRLDFPGGWSGDTKNAFTQQGLTEDEKAVQELTKKLGNFRKNSSALKTGNTMQYVPANNLYVYFRYDNNQTIMCVMNTSDAAQTIDFTKYVERTAGFTKAVRVADEQQFSMGDKLSIGANEMWVLELKK; translated from the coding sequence ATGTTGTTTTGTTCGATATGCTGTTTTGCACAGTACGCTGAAGTATACCCCACAAACTGGTGGACTGGCATGAAGCATAATAAGATTCAGCTGATCTTTCGTGCAGACCATGAAAGTTTTAGTAATGAAAAAGTACAGATCAGTTATCCCGGGGTGAGTATAACAGGTACACACAAGTTTCCCAACGGAAAATACCTGGCCGTAGATATTACTATTGCACCCACCGCAAAACCTGGCAATGTACAAATCCGGTTTACTGACGGGGATAAGAAAAACGATGTTTCATGGTCATTAAAAGAAAGAAGAAAAGGTAATGGAACAACCTATGCCCAGGGTGTACAGCCTGCTGATTTCATTTATTTCCTGATGCCCGATCGTTTCAGCAATGGCGATCCATCAAATGACCATGTGGCGGGCATGAGAGATCAGTCACTGAACAGGGATTCAATTTTCCTGCGGCATGGCGGCGATTTACAGGGCGTAATCAATCACCTCGATTACCTGCAAAGCCTTGGTGTAACCACACTGTGGATGACACCCGTACTGGAAAATGATATGCCCGACAGAACAGAACACGGCTACGCATTTACCAACCACTATAAAATAGAACCTCGCATCGGCGGTGATGCAGCCTATCATAAACTGAGTGATGAACTGCACAAGCGCGGCATGAAACTAATACAGGATGCGGTGTATAACCATATTGGTTTATATCACTGGATTATACAGGATGCACCAGACAAAGACTGGGTACACCAGTGGCCAACTTTTACCAACCCCAACTATAAAGAGCAGGTCTTCTTTGACCCTTATGCAGCACCAAGTGATAAAAGGCAAATGACAGATGGCTGGTTTACCAACATGATGCCTGACCTTAACCAAAGCAATGCATATATGTCCACTTATCTTATTCAACATGCAATTTGGTGCGTGGAAGAATTTGGTATTGATGCATGGCGCATTGACACGTATAAATATGTTGACCTGGATTTTATGAACCGTTGCAATAAAGCATTGTATGATGAATACCCAAAGATTACCATGTTTGGGGAAGCATGGGGAGAAGGCATTGTAAACCAGGCTTACTTTGCAGAGAACAATATCAACACCCCGTTTAAGAGTAACCTGAACGGCGATATAGATTTTGAGCTGCTTTTTGGTGGTGTATATCCTGCGCTTACACAGAACAACCCGGGAAGGCTATACCAGACATTGAGTATGGACTTTTTATACAAACACCCGATGACTAATGTTATTTTTTTAGACAACCACGATATGTCGAGGATATTCTCTGTATTAAACGAAAATGTAGCAAAACAAAAAATGGCCATTAGCTGGCTGCTTACCACACGTGGTATACCGCAAATGTATTACGGCACAGAAGTGATCATGAAAGGCATCAGTAATCCTGATGGCTGGGTGCGCCTCGATTTTCCGGGTGGGTGGAGTGGTGACACAAAAAACGCATTTACCCAACAGGGCCTTACGGAAGATGAAAAAGCGGTACAGGAACTCACGAAAAAGCTTGGCAACTTCCGCAAAAATTCCTCCGCACTTAAAACAGGAAATACCATGCAGTACGTGCCTGCAAATAATCTGTACGTATATTTCAGGTATGACAATAACCAAACGATCATGTGCGTGATGAATACGTCAGACGCTGCACAAACAATAGACTTTACAAAGTATGTAGAGCGCACGGCAGGATTTACCAAAGCTGTCAGGGTTGCCGATGAACAACAATTTAGTATGGGTGATAAACTTTCGATTGGTGCAAATGAAATGTGGGTGCTCGAACTAAAGAAGTAA